A genome region from Panicum virgatum strain AP13 chromosome 4K, P.virgatum_v5, whole genome shotgun sequence includes the following:
- the LOC120702910 gene encoding auxin response factor 16-like isoform X2: MKDQGSGGVTPSPAEVGDKKPINSELWHACAGPLVSLPPMGSLVVYFPQGHSEQVAASMHKELDTIPSYPSLPSKLICKLLSLTLHADSETDEVYAQMTLQPVNKYDRDAMLASELGLKQNKQPAEFFCKTLTASDTSTHGGFSVPRRAAEKIFPPLDFTMQPPAQELIAKDLHDISWKFRHIYRGQPKRHLLTTGWSVFVSTKRLLAGDSVLFIRDEKSQLLLGIRRVSRPQPALSSSVLSSDSMHIGILAAAAHAAANSSPFTIFYNPRASPSEFVIPLAKYNKALYTQVSLGMRFRMLFETEDSGVRRYMGTITGIGDLDPIRWKNSHWRNLQVGWDESTASERRTRVSIWEIEPVATPFYICPPPFFRPKLPKQPGMPDDENEVESAFKRAMPWLADDFALKDVQNALFPGLSLVQWMAMQQNPQMLAAAAPSVQSQYLTSNALGMQDGIGNVNEDPAKRLSMQAQNIGLPNLQAGTKMDHPALTSLAQQQQQPHHVLQQQQVQPLQQSTTILQQQQAQLLQQNAIHLQLQQEQLQRQQSQSPQQLKAPASLQPMEQHKLKEQQPPGGQAVSQAQLLNQILQPSSSQLQQMGLPKSPTQRPGLPSLTTMGSLPQPQLTQSPQLQQTAEYQQALLQSQQPQLQQLSQSELQLQLLQKIQQQNLLSQLNPQHQSQLIQQLSQKSQEILQQQVLQHQLGGADAVGQLKHLQQTPLNHMIGSMTPQQLVRSHSALVESEEPSSSTAPSGSRVSPINSLSRAQQGSRNLPEIPSTPHIEHLLQEIQSKSDNRIKNDIQGSKETVHAPSRHPASDQLDASSATSFCLDESPREGFSFPPVCLDSNAQVDPRDNFLIAENVDTLMPDALLSRGMSSGKGLCNLPSGQRDHRDVENGLSSAAFSSQSFGVPDMSFKPGCSSDVAVADGGMASQGLWNSQTQRMRTFTKVQKRGSVGRSIDITRYRGYEDLRHDLACMFGIQGQLEDPYRTDWKLVYVDHENDILLVGDDPWEEFVSCVKSIKILSSAEVQQMSLDGDLGCIPPQAQACSASDDANAWRA, from the exons ATGAAGGATCAGGGATCGGGCGGCGTCACGCCCAGCCCAGCGGAAG TGGGGGATAAGAAACCCATCAACTCGGAGCTGTGGCATGCTTGTGCCGGCCCCTTGGTGTCGTTGCCGCCCATGGGCAGCCTCGTCGTGTACTTCCCGCAGGGCCATAGTGAACAG GTTGCTGCTTCGATGCATAAGGAGCTGGACACCATCCCCAGCTACCCATCTCTGCCTTCTAAGTTGATATGCAAGCTTCTAAGTCTCACCTTACAT GCAGATTCTGAAACGGATGAAGTTTATGCCCAGATGACACTTCAGCCTGTTAACAAA TATGATCGAGACGCAATGCTGGCATCCGAACTGGGCctgaaacaaaacaaacaaccgGCAGAATTCTTTTGCAAGACGTTGACAGCAAGCGACACAAGTACACATGGGGGATTCTCAGTGCCACGCCGAGCAGCAGAGAAGATATTTCCACCACTA GACTTTACGATGCAACCACCAGCCCAAGAACTCATTGCCAAGGATCTGCACGATATTTCATGGAAATTCCGACACATTTATCGAG GTCAACCAAAGAGGCATCTTTTGACTACTGGTTGGAGTGTCTTCGTCAGTACAAAGAGGCTTTTAGCTGGTGATTCAGTTCTCTTTATAAG GGATGAGAAATCTCAGCTTCTCTTAGGCATTCGTCGTGTTAGCAGACCCCAACCAGCTCTGTCATCATCAGTTTTATCGAGTGACAGCATGCACATTGGAATTCTGGCAGCCGCAGCCCATGCTGCTGCAAATAGTAGTCCATTTACTATTTTCTATAATCCAAG GGCAAGCCCATCAGAATTTGTCATCCCTTTAGCAAAATACAATAAGGCTTTGTATACGCAAGTCTCCCTTGGCATGCGATTCAGAATGCTCTTTGAGACAGAGGATTCAGGGGTAAGAAGATATATGGGCACTATCACAGGCATTGGCGACTTGGATCCAATCCGGTGGAAGAATTCTCATTGGCGAAACCTTCAG GTTGGCTGGGATGAATCAACTGCATCTGAGAGGCGCACCCGTGTTTCAATATGGGAGATCGAACCAGTTGCTACACCATTTTATATATGCCCACCACCATTTTTCAGGCCAAAACTTCCTAAGCAGCCCGGAATGCCAG ATGATGAGAATGAGGTTGAGAGTGCTTTCAAAAGAGCGATGCCGTGGCTTGCTGATGACTTTGCTTTGAAAGATGTCCAAAATGCATTATTTCCAGGCCTGAGCCTAGTTCAATGGATGGCCATGCAGCAAAATCCTCAGATGCTAGCAGCTGCTGCCCCTTCTGTGCAGTCTCAATACTTGACCTCTAATGCACTGGGTATGCAGGATGGGATTGGCAATGTCAATGAAGATCCAGCAAAAAGATTGAGTATGCAGGCCCAAAATATTGGCTTACCTAATTTACAGGCTGGTACAAAAATGGACCACCCTGCACTTACTTCGTTagctcaacagcagcagcagccgcaccaTGTATTGCAACAGCAGCAGGTTCAACCACTGCAGCAAAGTACTACGATTTTACAGCAACAGCAAGCCCAGCTATTGCAGCAGAATGCCATTCACTTGCAGCTGCAGCAAGAACAACTCCAACGGCAACAGTCACAGTCACCACAGCAGTTGAAGGCACCTGCATCTCTTCAGCCAATGGAGCAGCACAAGCTGAAAGAGCAACAGCCTCCAGGTGGACAAGCTGTCTCGCAAGCACAATTGTTAAACCAGATTTTGCAACCTTCATCCTCTCAGCTACAACAGATGGGTTTACCCAAATCACCTACACAACGGCCAGGGTTACCGAGTTTAACAACTATGGGTTCTTTGCCGCAACCACAATTAACTCAGAGTCCACAGCTGCAACAAACAGCAGAATACCAGCAGGCACTCCTACAAAGTCAACAGCCCCAACTACAGCAGCTATCACAATCAgaactgcagctgcagctgcttcAAAAGattcaacaacaaaatttacttTCTCAGCTGAACCCACAGCATCAGTCCCAGCTGATCCAACAATTATCTCAGAAAAGCCAGGAAATTCTCCAACAACAAGTTCTTCAACATCAGTTGGGTGGTGCTGATGCTGTGGGCCAGCTCAAGCATTTGCAACAAACACCTTTGAACCACATGATAGGATCCATGACACCCCAGCAACTTGTAAGATCACACTCAGCGCTTGTTGAGAGCGAAGAACCATCCAGCTCAACAGCTCCATCTGGCAGTCGTGTCTCTCCAATAAATTCATTGAGTAGAGCACAGCAAGGAAGCAGAAATTTACCCGAGATACCATCAACACCACACATTGAGCACCTACTTCAGGAAATTCAAAGTAAGTCAGATAATCGAATCAAGAATGATATACAAGGTAGTAAAGAAACGGTCCATGCACCTAGTCGGCATCCGGCTTCAGATCAACTTGATGCATCATCTGCGACCTCCTTTTGTTTAGATGAGAGCCCACGAGAAGGTTTTTCCTTTCCTCCAGTTTGTTTGGATAGCAATGCTCAAGTTGATCCAAGAGATAACTTTCTTATCGCGGAAAATGTGGATACATTAATGCCTGATGCCCTGTTGTCAAGAGGGATGTCTTCAGGAAAGGGTTTATGCAATCTACCTTCTGGACAAAGGGATCATAGGGATGTGGAGAACGGGCTATCCTctgctgcattcagctcccaGTCATTTGGTGTGCCTGACATGTCTTTTAAGCCTGGATGTTCAAGTGATGTAGCTGTTGCTGATGGTGGAATGGCAAGCCAAGGTTTGTGGAATAGTCAAACACAACGGATGAGAACTTTCACTAAG GTTCAAAAGCGTGGATCTGTGGGGAGATCAATTGACATAACACGATACCGAGGTTATGAGGATCTCCGGCATGATCTCGCATGCATGTTTGGCATTCAAGGGCAGCTTGAAGATCCCTACAGAACCGATTGGAAACTGGTCTATGTTGATCATGAAAATGACATCCTGCTTGTTGGGGATGACCCCTGGGA GGAGTTCGTAAGCTGCGTTAAGAGCATCAAAATATTATCATCTGCTGAAGTACAGCAAATGAGCTTGGATGGTGACCTTGGTTGCATCCCTCCACAAGCGCAAGCCTGTAGCGCCTCCGATGACGCGAATGCGTGGAGGGCCTAA
- the LOC120702910 gene encoding auxin response factor 16-like isoform X1, whose translation MNFPYSIWDAIRVIIGGSVSICEVGDKKPINSELWHACAGPLVSLPPMGSLVVYFPQGHSEQVAASMHKELDTIPSYPSLPSKLICKLLSLTLHADSETDEVYAQMTLQPVNKYDRDAMLASELGLKQNKQPAEFFCKTLTASDTSTHGGFSVPRRAAEKIFPPLDFTMQPPAQELIAKDLHDISWKFRHIYRGQPKRHLLTTGWSVFVSTKRLLAGDSVLFIRDEKSQLLLGIRRVSRPQPALSSSVLSSDSMHIGILAAAAHAAANSSPFTIFYNPRASPSEFVIPLAKYNKALYTQVSLGMRFRMLFETEDSGVRRYMGTITGIGDLDPIRWKNSHWRNLQVGWDESTASERRTRVSIWEIEPVATPFYICPPPFFRPKLPKQPGMPDDENEVESAFKRAMPWLADDFALKDVQNALFPGLSLVQWMAMQQNPQMLAAAAPSVQSQYLTSNALGMQDGIGNVNEDPAKRLSMQAQNIGLPNLQAGTKMDHPALTSLAQQQQQPHHVLQQQQVQPLQQSTTILQQQQAQLLQQNAIHLQLQQEQLQRQQSQSPQQLKAPASLQPMEQHKLKEQQPPGGQAVSQAQLLNQILQPSSSQLQQMGLPKSPTQRPGLPSLTTMGSLPQPQLTQSPQLQQTAEYQQALLQSQQPQLQQLSQSELQLQLLQKIQQQNLLSQLNPQHQSQLIQQLSQKSQEILQQQVLQHQLGGADAVGQLKHLQQTPLNHMIGSMTPQQLVRSHSALVESEEPSSSTAPSGSRVSPINSLSRAQQGSRNLPEIPSTPHIEHLLQEIQSKSDNRIKNDIQGSKETVHAPSRHPASDQLDASSATSFCLDESPREGFSFPPVCLDSNAQVDPRDNFLIAENVDTLMPDALLSRGMSSGKGLCNLPSGQRDHRDVENGLSSAAFSSQSFGVPDMSFKPGCSSDVAVADGGMASQGLWNSQTQRMRTFTKVQKRGSVGRSIDITRYRGYEDLRHDLACMFGIQGQLEDPYRTDWKLVYVDHENDILLVGDDPWEEFVSCVKSIKILSSAEVQQMSLDGDLGCIPPQAQACSASDDANAWRA comes from the exons ATGAATTTTCCTTACTCGATTTGGGATGCAATACGTGTAATAATTGGCGGCTCGGTGTCTATTTGCGAAGTGGGGGATAAGAAACCCATCAACTCGGAGCTGTGGCATGCTTGTGCCGGCCCCTTGGTGTCGTTGCCGCCCATGGGCAGCCTCGTCGTGTACTTCCCGCAGGGCCATAGTGAACAG GTTGCTGCTTCGATGCATAAGGAGCTGGACACCATCCCCAGCTACCCATCTCTGCCTTCTAAGTTGATATGCAAGCTTCTAAGTCTCACCTTACAT GCAGATTCTGAAACGGATGAAGTTTATGCCCAGATGACACTTCAGCCTGTTAACAAA TATGATCGAGACGCAATGCTGGCATCCGAACTGGGCctgaaacaaaacaaacaaccgGCAGAATTCTTTTGCAAGACGTTGACAGCAAGCGACACAAGTACACATGGGGGATTCTCAGTGCCACGCCGAGCAGCAGAGAAGATATTTCCACCACTA GACTTTACGATGCAACCACCAGCCCAAGAACTCATTGCCAAGGATCTGCACGATATTTCATGGAAATTCCGACACATTTATCGAG GTCAACCAAAGAGGCATCTTTTGACTACTGGTTGGAGTGTCTTCGTCAGTACAAAGAGGCTTTTAGCTGGTGATTCAGTTCTCTTTATAAG GGATGAGAAATCTCAGCTTCTCTTAGGCATTCGTCGTGTTAGCAGACCCCAACCAGCTCTGTCATCATCAGTTTTATCGAGTGACAGCATGCACATTGGAATTCTGGCAGCCGCAGCCCATGCTGCTGCAAATAGTAGTCCATTTACTATTTTCTATAATCCAAG GGCAAGCCCATCAGAATTTGTCATCCCTTTAGCAAAATACAATAAGGCTTTGTATACGCAAGTCTCCCTTGGCATGCGATTCAGAATGCTCTTTGAGACAGAGGATTCAGGGGTAAGAAGATATATGGGCACTATCACAGGCATTGGCGACTTGGATCCAATCCGGTGGAAGAATTCTCATTGGCGAAACCTTCAG GTTGGCTGGGATGAATCAACTGCATCTGAGAGGCGCACCCGTGTTTCAATATGGGAGATCGAACCAGTTGCTACACCATTTTATATATGCCCACCACCATTTTTCAGGCCAAAACTTCCTAAGCAGCCCGGAATGCCAG ATGATGAGAATGAGGTTGAGAGTGCTTTCAAAAGAGCGATGCCGTGGCTTGCTGATGACTTTGCTTTGAAAGATGTCCAAAATGCATTATTTCCAGGCCTGAGCCTAGTTCAATGGATGGCCATGCAGCAAAATCCTCAGATGCTAGCAGCTGCTGCCCCTTCTGTGCAGTCTCAATACTTGACCTCTAATGCACTGGGTATGCAGGATGGGATTGGCAATGTCAATGAAGATCCAGCAAAAAGATTGAGTATGCAGGCCCAAAATATTGGCTTACCTAATTTACAGGCTGGTACAAAAATGGACCACCCTGCACTTACTTCGTTagctcaacagcagcagcagccgcaccaTGTATTGCAACAGCAGCAGGTTCAACCACTGCAGCAAAGTACTACGATTTTACAGCAACAGCAAGCCCAGCTATTGCAGCAGAATGCCATTCACTTGCAGCTGCAGCAAGAACAACTCCAACGGCAACAGTCACAGTCACCACAGCAGTTGAAGGCACCTGCATCTCTTCAGCCAATGGAGCAGCACAAGCTGAAAGAGCAACAGCCTCCAGGTGGACAAGCTGTCTCGCAAGCACAATTGTTAAACCAGATTTTGCAACCTTCATCCTCTCAGCTACAACAGATGGGTTTACCCAAATCACCTACACAACGGCCAGGGTTACCGAGTTTAACAACTATGGGTTCTTTGCCGCAACCACAATTAACTCAGAGTCCACAGCTGCAACAAACAGCAGAATACCAGCAGGCACTCCTACAAAGTCAACAGCCCCAACTACAGCAGCTATCACAATCAgaactgcagctgcagctgcttcAAAAGattcaacaacaaaatttacttTCTCAGCTGAACCCACAGCATCAGTCCCAGCTGATCCAACAATTATCTCAGAAAAGCCAGGAAATTCTCCAACAACAAGTTCTTCAACATCAGTTGGGTGGTGCTGATGCTGTGGGCCAGCTCAAGCATTTGCAACAAACACCTTTGAACCACATGATAGGATCCATGACACCCCAGCAACTTGTAAGATCACACTCAGCGCTTGTTGAGAGCGAAGAACCATCCAGCTCAACAGCTCCATCTGGCAGTCGTGTCTCTCCAATAAATTCATTGAGTAGAGCACAGCAAGGAAGCAGAAATTTACCCGAGATACCATCAACACCACACATTGAGCACCTACTTCAGGAAATTCAAAGTAAGTCAGATAATCGAATCAAGAATGATATACAAGGTAGTAAAGAAACGGTCCATGCACCTAGTCGGCATCCGGCTTCAGATCAACTTGATGCATCATCTGCGACCTCCTTTTGTTTAGATGAGAGCCCACGAGAAGGTTTTTCCTTTCCTCCAGTTTGTTTGGATAGCAATGCTCAAGTTGATCCAAGAGATAACTTTCTTATCGCGGAAAATGTGGATACATTAATGCCTGATGCCCTGTTGTCAAGAGGGATGTCTTCAGGAAAGGGTTTATGCAATCTACCTTCTGGACAAAGGGATCATAGGGATGTGGAGAACGGGCTATCCTctgctgcattcagctcccaGTCATTTGGTGTGCCTGACATGTCTTTTAAGCCTGGATGTTCAAGTGATGTAGCTGTTGCTGATGGTGGAATGGCAAGCCAAGGTTTGTGGAATAGTCAAACACAACGGATGAGAACTTTCACTAAG GTTCAAAAGCGTGGATCTGTGGGGAGATCAATTGACATAACACGATACCGAGGTTATGAGGATCTCCGGCATGATCTCGCATGCATGTTTGGCATTCAAGGGCAGCTTGAAGATCCCTACAGAACCGATTGGAAACTGGTCTATGTTGATCATGAAAATGACATCCTGCTTGTTGGGGATGACCCCTGGGA GGAGTTCGTAAGCTGCGTTAAGAGCATCAAAATATTATCATCTGCTGAAGTACAGCAAATGAGCTTGGATGGTGACCTTGGTTGCATCCCTCCACAAGCGCAAGCCTGTAGCGCCTCCGATGACGCGAATGCGTGGAGGGCCTAA
- the LOC120702910 gene encoding auxin response factor 16-like isoform X3, producing MQASKSHLTYSETDEVYAQMTLQPVNKYDRDAMLASELGLKQNKQPAEFFCKTLTASDTSTHGGFSVPRRAAEKIFPPLDFTMQPPAQELIAKDLHDISWKFRHIYRGQPKRHLLTTGWSVFVSTKRLLAGDSVLFIRDEKSQLLLGIRRVSRPQPALSSSVLSSDSMHIGILAAAAHAAANSSPFTIFYNPRASPSEFVIPLAKYNKALYTQVSLGMRFRMLFETEDSGVRRYMGTITGIGDLDPIRWKNSHWRNLQVGWDESTASERRTRVSIWEIEPVATPFYICPPPFFRPKLPKQPGMPDDENEVESAFKRAMPWLADDFALKDVQNALFPGLSLVQWMAMQQNPQMLAAAAPSVQSQYLTSNALGMQDGIGNVNEDPAKRLSMQAQNIGLPNLQAGTKMDHPALTSLAQQQQQPHHVLQQQQVQPLQQSTTILQQQQAQLLQQNAIHLQLQQEQLQRQQSQSPQQLKAPASLQPMEQHKLKEQQPPGGQAVSQAQLLNQILQPSSSQLQQMGLPKSPTQRPGLPSLTTMGSLPQPQLTQSPQLQQTAEYQQALLQSQQPQLQQLSQSELQLQLLQKIQQQNLLSQLNPQHQSQLIQQLSQKSQEILQQQVLQHQLGGADAVGQLKHLQQTPLNHMIGSMTPQQLVRSHSALVESEEPSSSTAPSGSRVSPINSLSRAQQGSRNLPEIPSTPHIEHLLQEIQSKSDNRIKNDIQGSKETVHAPSRHPASDQLDASSATSFCLDESPREGFSFPPVCLDSNAQVDPRDNFLIAENVDTLMPDALLSRGMSSGKGLCNLPSGQRDHRDVENGLSSAAFSSQSFGVPDMSFKPGCSSDVAVADGGMASQGLWNSQTQRMRTFTKVQKRGSVGRSIDITRYRGYEDLRHDLACMFGIQGQLEDPYRTDWKLVYVDHENDILLVGDDPWEEFVSCVKSIKILSSAEVQQMSLDGDLGCIPPQAQACSASDDANAWRA from the exons ATGCAAGCTTCTAAGTCTCACCTTACAT ATTCTGAAACGGATGAAGTTTATGCCCAGATGACACTTCAGCCTGTTAACAAA TATGATCGAGACGCAATGCTGGCATCCGAACTGGGCctgaaacaaaacaaacaaccgGCAGAATTCTTTTGCAAGACGTTGACAGCAAGCGACACAAGTACACATGGGGGATTCTCAGTGCCACGCCGAGCAGCAGAGAAGATATTTCCACCACTA GACTTTACGATGCAACCACCAGCCCAAGAACTCATTGCCAAGGATCTGCACGATATTTCATGGAAATTCCGACACATTTATCGAG GTCAACCAAAGAGGCATCTTTTGACTACTGGTTGGAGTGTCTTCGTCAGTACAAAGAGGCTTTTAGCTGGTGATTCAGTTCTCTTTATAAG GGATGAGAAATCTCAGCTTCTCTTAGGCATTCGTCGTGTTAGCAGACCCCAACCAGCTCTGTCATCATCAGTTTTATCGAGTGACAGCATGCACATTGGAATTCTGGCAGCCGCAGCCCATGCTGCTGCAAATAGTAGTCCATTTACTATTTTCTATAATCCAAG GGCAAGCCCATCAGAATTTGTCATCCCTTTAGCAAAATACAATAAGGCTTTGTATACGCAAGTCTCCCTTGGCATGCGATTCAGAATGCTCTTTGAGACAGAGGATTCAGGGGTAAGAAGATATATGGGCACTATCACAGGCATTGGCGACTTGGATCCAATCCGGTGGAAGAATTCTCATTGGCGAAACCTTCAG GTTGGCTGGGATGAATCAACTGCATCTGAGAGGCGCACCCGTGTTTCAATATGGGAGATCGAACCAGTTGCTACACCATTTTATATATGCCCACCACCATTTTTCAGGCCAAAACTTCCTAAGCAGCCCGGAATGCCAG ATGATGAGAATGAGGTTGAGAGTGCTTTCAAAAGAGCGATGCCGTGGCTTGCTGATGACTTTGCTTTGAAAGATGTCCAAAATGCATTATTTCCAGGCCTGAGCCTAGTTCAATGGATGGCCATGCAGCAAAATCCTCAGATGCTAGCAGCTGCTGCCCCTTCTGTGCAGTCTCAATACTTGACCTCTAATGCACTGGGTATGCAGGATGGGATTGGCAATGTCAATGAAGATCCAGCAAAAAGATTGAGTATGCAGGCCCAAAATATTGGCTTACCTAATTTACAGGCTGGTACAAAAATGGACCACCCTGCACTTACTTCGTTagctcaacagcagcagcagccgcaccaTGTATTGCAACAGCAGCAGGTTCAACCACTGCAGCAAAGTACTACGATTTTACAGCAACAGCAAGCCCAGCTATTGCAGCAGAATGCCATTCACTTGCAGCTGCAGCAAGAACAACTCCAACGGCAACAGTCACAGTCACCACAGCAGTTGAAGGCACCTGCATCTCTTCAGCCAATGGAGCAGCACAAGCTGAAAGAGCAACAGCCTCCAGGTGGACAAGCTGTCTCGCAAGCACAATTGTTAAACCAGATTTTGCAACCTTCATCCTCTCAGCTACAACAGATGGGTTTACCCAAATCACCTACACAACGGCCAGGGTTACCGAGTTTAACAACTATGGGTTCTTTGCCGCAACCACAATTAACTCAGAGTCCACAGCTGCAACAAACAGCAGAATACCAGCAGGCACTCCTACAAAGTCAACAGCCCCAACTACAGCAGCTATCACAATCAgaactgcagctgcagctgcttcAAAAGattcaacaacaaaatttacttTCTCAGCTGAACCCACAGCATCAGTCCCAGCTGATCCAACAATTATCTCAGAAAAGCCAGGAAATTCTCCAACAACAAGTTCTTCAACATCAGTTGGGTGGTGCTGATGCTGTGGGCCAGCTCAAGCATTTGCAACAAACACCTTTGAACCACATGATAGGATCCATGACACCCCAGCAACTTGTAAGATCACACTCAGCGCTTGTTGAGAGCGAAGAACCATCCAGCTCAACAGCTCCATCTGGCAGTCGTGTCTCTCCAATAAATTCATTGAGTAGAGCACAGCAAGGAAGCAGAAATTTACCCGAGATACCATCAACACCACACATTGAGCACCTACTTCAGGAAATTCAAAGTAAGTCAGATAATCGAATCAAGAATGATATACAAGGTAGTAAAGAAACGGTCCATGCACCTAGTCGGCATCCGGCTTCAGATCAACTTGATGCATCATCTGCGACCTCCTTTTGTTTAGATGAGAGCCCACGAGAAGGTTTTTCCTTTCCTCCAGTTTGTTTGGATAGCAATGCTCAAGTTGATCCAAGAGATAACTTTCTTATCGCGGAAAATGTGGATACATTAATGCCTGATGCCCTGTTGTCAAGAGGGATGTCTTCAGGAAAGGGTTTATGCAATCTACCTTCTGGACAAAGGGATCATAGGGATGTGGAGAACGGGCTATCCTctgctgcattcagctcccaGTCATTTGGTGTGCCTGACATGTCTTTTAAGCCTGGATGTTCAAGTGATGTAGCTGTTGCTGATGGTGGAATGGCAAGCCAAGGTTTGTGGAATAGTCAAACACAACGGATGAGAACTTTCACTAAG GTTCAAAAGCGTGGATCTGTGGGGAGATCAATTGACATAACACGATACCGAGGTTATGAGGATCTCCGGCATGATCTCGCATGCATGTTTGGCATTCAAGGGCAGCTTGAAGATCCCTACAGAACCGATTGGAAACTGGTCTATGTTGATCATGAAAATGACATCCTGCTTGTTGGGGATGACCCCTGGGA GGAGTTCGTAAGCTGCGTTAAGAGCATCAAAATATTATCATCTGCTGAAGTACAGCAAATGAGCTTGGATGGTGACCTTGGTTGCATCCCTCCACAAGCGCAAGCCTGTAGCGCCTCCGATGACGCGAATGCGTGGAGGGCCTAA